The following DNA comes from Castanea sativa cultivar Marrone di Chiusa Pesio chromosome 10, ASM4071231v1.
gctccgtccctgccTACTTGGCAATCCTTCCTGTATAATCAGCACTCTGAAGTAGAAACCTGAGCAGGAGTTGGGTTAAGATTACAATTGTGTGAGACtgaaagtaatggggaagcttttGCGTGGCATGCACTACTGCCAAAATGGCTTTTTACAGTGGTAAGTAACGAATCTCAGCTTTATGCAATGATTTACTTACATAATAGATTGGCTTCTAAAAACCGTTGTTAACCCTTATTAGCACCAAGCTGATAGCATGGGAAACCACAGCAATATAAGCAAACAATACCTCATCTACCTCAGGCCTAAACATAGTGGATGGTCgagaaagatattctttaagctgttgaaaagccaaagcacacTCTTCAGTcgattcaaatcccttccatttattcagcaactggaagaaaggcctacatctgtctgcggaccgagaaataaaccgATTTAAGGCAGCTATTATTCTTGTCAGTCTCTAAACTTCCTTAAGATTACGAGGTGGCTGTAAACTGTTAATTGCCTTAACTTGATCAGGATTAACTTTGATTCCAAGATGTGTAACCATAAAGCCCAGAAATTTACCGGATCCaacgccaaaagagcatttgGAAGTATTTAGGCACAACTTATATTTCCTTAGTGTCTCGAAGACGTTTCCAAGATTCCCAACATGCTTGGACACcaccttactctttaccaccatgtcatccacataaacttcaaTGCTTTTCCCTAACTGCGATTCAAACATCTTGATCATCATCCTTTAGTAGGTAGtccctgcattcttcaaaccgaaaggcattaccttataatgatagtttcctgtaggagtgacgaaGACTGTTTTCTCTTGATCGTCCAAAgtcaaaggtatttggtgaaaATCTTGaaaagcatctaaaaaactcatccgaggatgcccaatcGTGACATCTACCAACTGATCAATGCGAGGCATGGGAAAAGGATCTTTGGGACACGCTTTATTCAAATTAGTAAAGTCTACACGTACTCGTcactttccattcttcttcttaaccaCCACTGTATTGGCCAACCAATTAGGACAAAATACCTCTTTGATAGCTCCTACCTGCTTGAGCTTAAttacctcttccttgacagctTTAGAATATTCCTTAGATGATCGTTGAGGTGATTGCTTCCTTGGTACAACTgcggggttgacattcaaatgatgacaaatgaaactcggatcGATCCTAAGGGCCTCATAAGTATTCCAAGAAAAAACATCAAGGTTTCCCTTAAGGAACTTCATCAATTCCTCCTTCTCCTGAGGAGGCAGCTGAGCACCAACCTGAAAATACTTCTCTTTATACTTACCTATAGAAATTTGTTCTAAAGCTTCACATTCTGCTTCTACCGATAAACCCCCTGACAACACTGATTCCTTTAATTATTACAAACCATGCTTATTTGAAGCCGAGGACCCATCCTCAGCCTGATGTCTAATTGCAGCCACCATACACTGCCTCACGGTAGACTGGCTTCTGATCAACTCTTCAACCCGGTCCCTAGATGGATACTTCACCTTCAAATGCAAAGTGGAAGGGACAATccccatggcatgaagccagGGTCTCGCCATAATGGCtatgtatggagaatatgcatcCACCACTATGAAGTTAACCTCGACAACTTCTGACCTCGTTTGTACTGGTACCTTGACTTGCCCCATTGGTATAACCATTTTCCCATCGAAACCTACTAGAGGTGAATCATTACTAGTCAAATCCTTTGGTTTTAACCCTAACCCTTTATATAAGTCGGGGTACATAATTTCTGCCCTAATACCCTGATCCACGATCACACGCCTCACATCATACCCCCTATCTTAAGCGTGACCACCAAaacatcatcatgtggttgtaTAGTTCCAAACTTATCCTTCTCCGAGAAACTCAATGCCAATTATATTGCAACCTTAGCCCTCTTTGGCTCATGATTAGAGTTCTCGAGTAATGGCGTAGCCACAGTCATTACATGGGAGGGACACGAGCCTGTCCTCCCAAGagctgcaaaaatgacattaatggTGCCCAATGGAGGCCTTAAAGAGGTGTTCCCTTGAGTACTTGAGCCTGTATGATCAACTTGCCCATTGGGCCTATATAAGAACTTTTGCAACCTTCCATCTttaaccaattgctccaaatgatACCACAAATTTCTGCAATTCTCAGTGGTGTGTCCTCGCTTCTGGTGATACTGACAATGAAGATTCTGGTTATGTCTAGTGGGGTCTCCACTCATCTTGTTAGACCATTTGAAGTATGACTCATTCTTAATCTTCTCTAGAATTTGATGAACTGGCTCTCAGAACACCGTGTTAACGGCTTGTGGCACAATAGCAGCCTTAGTCTGCCTGGTAAAATCTCACCGAGGATGATTATCGTTATATTTGTTTGACCTGAAGTCTCTCCTATCCTGAGAGACCATCTTCGCTTTTCCTTTACCTAACTACTGGTCCTCCTCAACTTGTTTATACTTATCAATTCGGTCCATGAGCTGGCCCACACTACTAACTGGTTTCCTAGTTAACGACTTCCTCAAACAATGCTCGGCCAGTAAACCGACCTTGAAAGTTCTGAtggccacatcatcaaagtccccatcaatctcattgaacatctcccagtacctatCTATGTATGTTTTTAAGGTTTCAACCTCTCGCATATTTATAGACAACAAAGAATCCAAAGGCTGAGGAACTCTACTACATGTAATAAAGTGAGATCCGAACGCTTGGGTGAGTTCTTTAAAGGAATCAATGGACCCTGATCCCAgaccatcaaaccacctcattgcAGCATGCCCCAGGCTGGATGGGAAAACCCTGCACATCAAAGCCTCATTTTTGGAGTGCACAGCCATTCTCTGgttgaaatggcttacgtgttCCACAGGGTCAGTTCCaccattatacatggtgaaCGTTGGCTGAGTGAAATGCTGAGGAAGTTTTTCCCCTTCAATCTTACGTGTAAAGGGTGATTTAGAAATCTGATTCagcgcccgactcatagcatcagTTCCCAAACCCGTATTGGATGAACTCCTATTCCTGCGATTATGGGGGTTATTCTCTTCATACGAGTAAGACTCACTAGGGGAGTTCTTGATCTAGGCTTGTAGCTACCCTCCTCATTCTCACCAGAAGAAGAGTCAGAAATGGACGGAGCTCACTGTCGTCGTTCGTGACGTAATTGTCTCCTCAAACGGTCAATTTCCAACTGCATGGCCCTAGCATTCTCCTCATGGGAGACTATGCTTCCACATCGTGACTGACTCTTGCTAGTATGGGtggtatgtacacttccttccTGCTCTCCAACTCGTTCAAGATTGAGGAAGTCATCTTGACGCTGGGCTCCAACACGTTCAAGATTGAGGAAGTCATCTTGACGCTGGGACCCCTTAGACTTCACCTGGTGTGGACCTGAATTTGCCATAACCTAACCTCAGACTCACTGAAAACCAAAGATTCCCACAGACGAtgccaattgtaaggtcacaatttgtacctaagcccaataAGAGGAAGGGTATAGGCttaaagagcccaatacaataaatttatagagagtgggtcaaaaataatgtttttaatgAGCTTAAACGATCACAACAATGACCAAAGATTCTATAATGATAAGGATGGGCAGGTTTATATGATGAAATTTATCCTTGGACTCAAGTCGAGGAAcagattcttatatttctcctCTCTTAAAGATTAAGTACAAATATCCAGTCAACAATGttttctcttcctctccctCGATCTTCTATTCTCCGGGACCTTCCCTTTTCTTATACTTCCTCCTTCCCCCTTCCCCTTCATTTTTGCTCTCCACTTGTAGATCTAGACTCCTCCcattgatacttgtcccatcagcacctttttgaagtctttaggtaatagctgtaaggctgaaaatcactgttcaggtatcacttcctcattaatgcaacCAGAGACTTAagtacagagcattcaatgcggtggtagcagctttctctgaGATATTTCCCAACTGTTCTTGTTCTCTATGCCCCTGTAAAACACATCTTCATCCACAAGACTTcctaaaatatcattctagtcAATATGACGTACCATCTGACCCTTATTTCACTTAgacgaggagatactcctcctcagaTCACCTCCATTAACTTCTTCCACCACATTTGCTCGTGGGTCTTTAAGTTTGACATCCTTGTTACCATCAATCCGTCCTCGAACTAGTAAACGTCCTTGGACtaagcccatggcccaaaaacgcatcttgggccttttatccccacaattatattgaacaaaaaattacttatttttattcattttcaagttatacattttttaaagttaagtcATAATCctttaagaaaaataagtacttttaatttttatttaactatcccGTGCATCACACGGGTCAACTACTAGTATACTATATAATTAGAGTTGGGCTTAGACGCCGTGGTTGCGCTAAGTGGCGGCACTgaattgtagaaatttttttagatttttatattttaaaaagaaaatatttacattaaaaagTCTAATGCATCTTAAATTGCAACAACCGTATACTACGCTAAAAAATAGAGGTCTAATGCATCTTAAATTGCAATAACATATactatactaaaaaaaataggtCTAATACATCTCAAATTGTAGCAATGTACACTATACTAAATCAAAAGGTCCAATGCTTCTAAAATTGTAGCAACTGTATACTACACTAAAAAAAAGAGGTCTAATACATCTTAAATTGTAGCAATGTACATTACACTAAATCAAAAGGTCTAATATATCTTAAATTGCAGTAATCGTATACTacactaaaaaaagaagaagtctaATGCATCTTAAATTGCAACAATATTTATAGAatatcttaaatatatataattaaattacaattttactaTTAAGagcttttagaaatttaaaacttgccataatttttaaaaatattttataatatattttttgcaaaaaaaaaaaaaattacataatataCATTTTCCATgtaacttaatttttaaaaatatttttactattttatttgttattagatttgattatattatcaaaaaaaaaaatcttttttaaaaatttatatataatttttttttattaagctgtgcatcgcacgggcatAATACTAGTATACTATAAATTGTGTTAGATAATAGATCCTTACAAACTAATAACCTTTCACCAACCATttacaaatcacaaaaaataaaatggcacAAATCACATATacttattgcaaaaaaattttaccaaccacaaaaaataaaatggcacCAATCATATATACTTATCGCATTagtttgttaagtttttttgtaaaaataatgggaaaattacactttatctcCTAAACTCTACATTATTTTACATTTACCCCCATAAACTGTACCCATTTTTACACTTATCTCTCTAAACTATGCCACATTTTACACTTACTTCCCTAAACTTTGAGAATATACACTCATTTCACTAAAAAGTGTCAATTAGTTGAACTACCAAGTTCTTAGATATTAACGtatttagtgtgtgtttgacaaaaattatttttgttagttATTTTACtacttagcttatttttactcttATTCATAGGCTTCATTgtattttttgatactattcataggtcacactgtactatttcggctaacttttacttttatctatagtatttttagtaaaaaattttcaatttcaacaaaataagtaaaccccaaatagacccttaagaattttttttattgttaagcACTATCTTTGTTCTTTATAGTTTTTCTTCCGTTCTTGTCTGTTAGCCTTTTCGCAATctttatgtcaaaaaaaaaaaaaaataataatgatgtagACATGTTCCTTTGACTgagttcaatatatatatatatatatatatatatatatatatatgaaactcTATCTATCATATATTTGAGAGTAAAGTTTGACGTTGTTCCAATCGGGAGGAGCAAAAAGGTGTCTTAGTAAATATTAATTCAATGTCTAGAACACTTCAATATTATATAGCTGATCATAGATGTCAAGGCGTACGCGTTGAATAGATTAGATAGAAAAAACGTCATGGCTTACGTATGCCAACGTTAAGCAAGACTGAAAAAGAGACAATTTAATGAGCCAAATTATAAATACCAATTAGCTTAACATTTTTTACACCAACTGCAAACcacaaatttaattaaggaatCTTCTGCATTGGTAGTACATACTCAACGCTCATAAGAAATGGCTGAAACAACCAAGAATCCTGAAACGAAGAGGTATTTgatctttaattaattataatgttTTTAGTCGAACATAACCTGAGATCCTAATACTCATTATTCTTTCCTTgtttcttttgcatttatttcaaTCTTTTTCCCAGGGTTGCAGTTGTAACAGGAGCCAACAAAGGAATAGGATTTGAGATATCTAAACAGCTAGCTTCAAATGGGGTCAAGGTAATATTAACTGCTAGAGATGTGAA
Coding sequences within:
- the LOC142612104 gene encoding uncharacterized protein LOC142612104 — translated: MGQVKVPVQTRSEVVEVNFIVVDAYSPYIAIMARPWLHAMGIVPSTLHLKVKYPSRDRVEELIRSQSTVRQCMVAAIRHQAEDGSSASNKHGKYKEKYFQVGAQLPPQEKEELMKFLKGNLDVFSWNTYEALRIDPSFICHHLNVNPAVVPRKQSPQRSSKEYSKAVKEEVIKLKQVGAIKELGKSIEVYVDDMVVKSKVVSKHVGNLGNVFETLRKYKLCLNTSKCSFGVGSGKFLGFMVTHLGIKVNPDQVKAINSLQPPRNLKEV